A single Candidatus Caccoplasma merdavium DNA region contains:
- a CDS encoding fasciclin domain-containing protein gives MKKAAFILSLAVCALWACNDNWDDYYKGSSSTGSVDTATTVLDCSLIEFFQTHDEYADFYKLLQDVGAMSSLEADQELTVWAVDNQGVQTAMTDGSSLVDLNLDTTRVLYHVNYLSFNRNQFKDGARLKTLNGIYIQIAVDEQGEIYANDAKVVKTYRMNNGVVHVIDHMMSARMNLYAYIEQLSDEYSMYRDSIILKASVEQFSPESSTPIGVDMTGNTLYDSVFVVYNPLFDTVRINSEFQQFTCFVPSDEVIRDCYRKMNETCQAIGRQLAENPPYPDYPYLGSAELSLANEWIKRATIYNGTLSAEEASQDDIYSAYNKQWKNTDRDGNAVQVIDTENPVELSNGRVYMVQDLKIPNNVIITRLKQFLYHYGKIASADTTNLYFCIRGEVPDGLGPSRQDEIPSLVVQAGYDSPAWAEHGPYSHFEENDKGNPCYVVLHIAKDEESTEPFTLSFTPIVPTGMSSVAQYLIPAGEYNLHLGNQASGSGVGNVYFATAELGENGYPYFDPNDPNFATAPASNDCDVALKGKGYVRVGSNINFSLASPWNYDRRGGGGMAQYSSGNSRWNENGGLVGPVTVEGEPGTMQSVRIKIELTSGTRMRFFHWCLVPTENNY, from the coding sequence ATGAAAAAAGCTGCATTCATTCTTTCGCTTGCCGTCTGCGCCCTTTGGGCTTGCAACGACAATTGGGATGATTACTACAAAGGATCATCTTCCACTGGGAGTGTCGATACGGCTACCACGGTGCTTGACTGCTCCCTCATAGAATTTTTCCAAACCCATGACGAGTATGCCGATTTCTATAAGCTCCTCCAAGACGTGGGAGCGATGTCATCGCTCGAAGCCGACCAGGAACTTACTGTCTGGGCTGTTGATAACCAAGGCGTGCAAACAGCCATGACCGACGGCTCGTCGCTGGTAGATTTGAACCTCGATACCACCCGTGTGTTGTATCATGTCAACTACCTCTCGTTCAACCGCAACCAGTTCAAAGACGGCGCCCGCCTCAAAACGCTCAACGGCATCTACATTCAGATTGCCGTCGACGAGCAGGGCGAGATATATGCCAACGACGCCAAAGTGGTGAAAACTTACCGCATGAACAACGGCGTGGTGCATGTCATCGACCACATGATGTCGGCCCGTATGAACCTCTATGCCTACATCGAGCAACTCTCTGACGAGTATAGCATGTATCGCGACTCGATTATCCTCAAGGCCAGTGTCGAGCAATTCTCGCCCGAGAGCTCTACGCCCATCGGTGTCGATATGACAGGTAATACCCTCTACGATTCAGTGTTCGTTGTCTACAACCCCTTGTTCGATACCGTACGGATCAATTCCGAGTTCCAGCAATTCACCTGCTTCGTCCCCAGTGATGAAGTGATCCGTGACTGCTATCGCAAGATGAACGAGACTTGTCAGGCTATCGGTCGCCAGTTGGCCGAAAATCCGCCTTATCCCGATTATCCGTATTTGGGTTCGGCCGAACTTTCTCTGGCCAATGAGTGGATAAAGAGAGCTACCATTTACAACGGAACCCTCTCGGCCGAAGAAGCCTCGCAAGACGATATCTACTCGGCTTATAACAAGCAGTGGAAAAATACCGACCGTGACGGCAATGCCGTGCAGGTCATCGATACCGAAAATCCCGTGGAACTCTCCAACGGTCGTGTTTACATGGTACAAGACCTGAAAATCCCCAACAACGTCATCATTACCCGTCTGAAACAATTCCTCTACCACTACGGCAAGATTGCTTCGGCCGACACGACCAACCTCTACTTCTGCATCCGCGGCGAAGTGCCCGACGGTTTAGGTCCCTCTCGCCAAGATGAAATTCCTTCGCTTGTGGTACAAGCCGGTTATGATTCTCCCGCATGGGCCGAACACGGACCTTATTCGCACTTCGAGGAGAATGACAAAGGTAATCCCTGTTATGTCGTTCTGCACATTGCCAAGGACGAAGAAAGCACCGAGCCTTTCACCCTTTCTTTCACCCCGATAGTTCCTACTGGAATGAGTTCTGTGGCCCAGTATTTGATTCCGGCCGGCGAATATAACCTCCACTTGGGTAACCAAGCCTCGGGTAGCGGTGTGGGTAATGTCTATTTCGCAACGGCCGAGCTCGGCGAAAACGGTTATCCCTATTTCGACCCCAACGATCCCAACTTTGCTACTGCTCCGGCAAGCAACGATTGTGACGTTGCTCTTAAAGGCAAGGGTTATGTTCGTGTCGGATCCAACATTAACTTCTCGCTCGCTTCGCCGTGGAACTACGACCGGCGCGGTGGCGGCGGTATGGCACAGTATTCGAGCGGCAACTCCCGCTGGAATGAGAATGGAGGTCTGGTAGGTCCTGTTACCGTCGAAGGAGAACCCGGTACCATGCAATCGGTCCGCATCAAGATAGAACTTACCAGCGGTACCCGCATGCGTTTCTTCCACTGGTGCCTCGTTCCTACCGAGAATAATTATTGA
- a CDS encoding SusC/RagA family TonB-linked outer membrane protein, with protein sequence MKKLRNIFLLLLIAAVSLPAVAQRTYTITGTVVDPYDGSPIEGAVVSATNLGQSVTTDANGTFKAELSSLKGELNVWYPGYYTKVIPVNGRTSFSVILIPEDKYGYTDYVLTPNAVTPGQDKNTNTYSRQSKDFTASTVDVEKTFVNIPGLYVAEKSGMPGEGSYFQIRGNRTANATGMPLIVLNGQPYFGSLDASGVVNGYSTSLFSALNAQDIASVSVLKGADAAQYGSLAANGVIAIETERAIDLETQVEFIGQYGVDLNQSKLPTLNVKDYKNYVSALGLTDGSYEDMDDLLVDFPYLSQDPSVYVNPHLYTNDTDWQDEIYSPGFVTDNTLKIKGGDAIAKYDLSVGYKRKEGQVKNTDYNRYYARLNSDINLSRNLVFTSSLSLAYINSNLQEQGLSRETNPLLAALRKAPMLSPYQIDDDGKMLPEYAPVRNDTGLVVTNNAVSNPLSLVDNVRAKNTIYDVQALFGLNGKIKDHWTLGVTAGLYYYKKNESVFIPGVTEQSIMPLQNGLAENTSRDGETELRNFYFAARAGYDQTFSGMHNLKGSLGVQSAINSSEYDYAQGINSANDYYYLLGNSSSNVGRVVSGYIDKFNWVNINANLNYTYNHLVGVGVTLASDYASSFGSDAPAMAVFPSVNAAFYAKNAPGVRDVDFINQLTLRAEYVTTGNSRFSSSLSKYAYSQSSFRALSGLVRAGIANTDLKWETDRTFDVGVDFSMWNNRIDASIDYYNGKTSDVIMLRGISSVFGTSSMYDNIGTLKNEGVEVGFQFAPVYTKNFQWYIGATLAHNKNRLTSLDGNASIITEMSDGSAIISEVGQPLYSFYGYETAGVFATDEEAAAANLTTPAGVAFGAGDMHFVDQDGNGIIDEKDRVNLGSADPKIFGNIYTTLRYKNFELSVNFGYSQGNMAYNAVRRIGESMSDYGNQLSSTNRRWQSNGDVTTMPRATYGDPMENNRFSDRWIEDASYLKLKEIYVSYKFNFLRGTTIFASAENVCTFTKYLGLDPETYYSYDSSMRGFDYGKISLPRSFKVGVKLEF encoded by the coding sequence ATGAAAAAACTTAGAAACATATTTCTGCTCCTGTTGATTGCCGCGGTGTCGCTGCCCGCAGTCGCTCAGCGCACTTACACAATCACAGGTACGGTGGTAGACCCCTATGACGGGTCTCCCATCGAAGGAGCCGTTGTTTCGGCTACTAATTTGGGACAATCGGTCACGACCGATGCCAACGGTACGTTTAAGGCCGAGCTTTCAAGCCTTAAAGGAGAATTGAATGTTTGGTATCCCGGTTATTACACCAAGGTGATTCCCGTGAACGGGCGTACCTCTTTCTCGGTTATCCTCATTCCCGAGGACAAATACGGTTACACCGATTATGTGCTCACGCCCAATGCCGTAACTCCCGGCCAGGACAAAAACACGAATACCTACTCGCGTCAAAGCAAGGACTTCACGGCTTCTACGGTCGACGTAGAGAAAACATTCGTCAATATCCCCGGTCTTTATGTCGCTGAAAAGAGCGGTATGCCCGGCGAAGGTTCTTATTTCCAAATCCGCGGTAACCGCACGGCAAATGCCACCGGCATGCCTCTTATCGTGCTCAACGGCCAGCCCTACTTCGGCAGCCTCGATGCCTCGGGTGTCGTGAACGGATATTCGACCAGTTTGTTCAGTGCGCTCAATGCGCAGGATATTGCCAGCGTTTCGGTTCTTAAAGGTGCTGATGCCGCCCAGTATGGCTCTTTGGCTGCCAACGGTGTCATCGCCATCGAGACCGAACGAGCCATCGACCTCGAGACCCAGGTGGAATTCATCGGCCAGTATGGCGTGGACCTCAACCAGTCGAAACTCCCCACACTCAATGTCAAGGACTATAAAAATTATGTATCGGCACTTGGCCTCACCGACGGGTCTTATGAAGACATGGACGATTTGCTCGTAGATTTCCCCTACCTCTCGCAAGACCCCTCGGTCTATGTCAATCCTCATCTTTATACCAACGACACCGATTGGCAGGACGAGATTTATTCGCCGGGCTTCGTTACCGACAATACCTTGAAAATCAAAGGTGGTGACGCTATTGCCAAATATGACCTTTCGGTAGGTTACAAACGTAAGGAGGGTCAGGTGAAAAATACCGACTACAACCGTTATTACGCTCGTTTGAATTCCGATATCAACCTGAGCCGTAACCTTGTCTTCACCTCTTCGCTCTCGTTGGCCTATATCAACAGCAACTTGCAGGAGCAGGGTCTTTCGCGCGAAACCAATCCGCTCCTTGCCGCCCTGCGCAAAGCTCCCATGCTTTCGCCTTATCAAATCGATGACGACGGCAAGATGCTGCCCGAATACGCTCCCGTGCGCAACGATACCGGCCTTGTGGTTACCAACAATGCCGTCTCGAACCCCCTCTCGCTCGTCGACAACGTGCGTGCCAAAAACACCATCTATGACGTGCAGGCGCTCTTCGGCCTCAATGGCAAAATCAAAGACCATTGGACTCTCGGTGTGACGGCCGGCCTTTACTATTACAAGAAAAACGAGTCGGTGTTTATCCCCGGTGTGACCGAGCAAAGCATCATGCCCTTGCAAAACGGTCTGGCCGAGAATACCTCTCGCGATGGTGAAACCGAGTTGCGTAACTTCTATTTCGCCGCCCGTGCCGGTTATGACCAGACATTCTCGGGCATGCACAACCTTAAGGGTTCGCTCGGTGTCCAGTCGGCCATCAACAGTTCCGAGTATGATTATGCACAAGGTATCAACTCGGCCAACGACTACTATTACCTGCTCGGTAATTCCAGTTCGAATGTGGGTCGTGTCGTATCGGGTTACATCGACAAGTTCAACTGGGTGAATATCAACGCCAACCTCAACTATACCTACAACCACTTGGTAGGTGTGGGTGTGACCTTGGCGTCGGACTATGCCTCGTCGTTCGGCAGCGATGCCCCGGCCATGGCGGTGTTCCCCTCGGTCAATGCCGCATTCTATGCCAAGAATGCTCCCGGCGTGCGTGACGTCGACTTCATCAACCAGTTGACCCTCCGTGCCGAGTATGTGACCACCGGTAACAGCCGTTTCTCGTCGAGCCTCAGCAAATATGCCTATTCGCAATCGTCTTTCCGTGCCCTCTCGGGTCTCGTGCGTGCCGGTATCGCCAATACCGACCTCAAATGGGAAACCGACCGTACGTTTGACGTGGGAGTCGATTTCTCCATGTGGAACAACCGCATCGACGCTTCGATCGATTACTACAATGGCAAAACCAGCGACGTGATCATGTTGCGTGGCATCTCCTCTGTATTCGGAACCAGTTCGATGTATGACAACATCGGTACGCTGAAAAACGAAGGCGTTGAAGTAGGATTCCAGTTTGCTCCCGTTTATACCAAGAACTTCCAATGGTACATCGGCGCAACTCTTGCCCATAACAAGAACCGCCTTACCTCACTTGACGGCAATGCCAGCATCATCACCGAGATGAGCGACGGCTCCGCCATCATTTCCGAAGTAGGCCAGCCTTTGTACAGTTTCTACGGTTATGAGACCGCCGGCGTATTCGCCACCGATGAAGAAGCCGCTGCCGCCAACCTCACCACTCCGGCAGGTGTTGCCTTCGGTGCCGGCGACATGCACTTTGTCGACCAGGACGGCAATGGTATCATCGACGAGAAAGACCGTGTGAACCTGGGTAGCGCCGATCCCAAAATTTTCGGTAACATCTACACCACGTTGCGGTACAAAAACTTTGAACTCTCGGTGAACTTCGGTTACAGCCAGGGCAACATGGCCTACAATGCCGTGCGCCGCATCGGCGAGAGCATGAGCGACTATGGCAACCAGCTCTCTTCGACCAACCGCCGCTGGCAAAGCAACGGTGACGTGACGACCATGCCTCGCGCCACCTATGGCGACCCGATGGAAAACAACCGCTTCTCCGACCGTTGGATTGAAGATGCCTCCTACCTCAAACTCAAAGAAATCTATGTAAGCTACAAATTCAATTTCTTGAGAGGTACCACCATCTTTGCTTCGGCCGAGAATGTTTGCACCTTTACCAAGTATCTGGGTCTCGACCCCGAAACTTATTATTCCTACGACTCATCGATGCGCGGATTCGACTATGGAAAGATTTCGCTGCCGCGTTCATTCAAAGTCGGTGTTAAGCTCGAATTCTAA